From Astyanax mexicanus isolate ESR-SI-001 chromosome 13, AstMex3_surface, whole genome shotgun sequence, the proteins below share one genomic window:
- the LOC103040686 gene encoding serum amyloid P-component isoform X2 — protein sequence MARSWFSVCFLALLSSGVVPEGEETPSWISGNLQGMMFSVMNGGNVRFRSDNPSNFTGLTVCLRVLTEQQHYSVQLNFKNQTNFVRLDVYDVNYVLYVSDSSVRFEKSLMVLANQERWPWKNRCFTWESSTGMAQLWSDGKMSVRKGIARGQVFSSLDELPFYDFRDRVLNSNDLNWFLSYNYNFPSGNILDWKRIEYSTSGYTVLEPIFGGPYSVKATRKMEQNGQEL from the exons ATGGCCCGGAGCTGGTTCTCTGTCTGCTTTCTGGCTCTGCTGAGCAGTGGGGTGGTTCCAGAAGGAGAAGAAACACCCTCATGGATAAGCGGAA ATCTGCAAGGAATGATGTTCAGTGTGATGAATGGTGGAAACGTCCGCTTTCGCTCAGACAATCCCTCTAACTTCACCGGACTCACCGTCTGCCTGAGAGTGCTGACGGAACAGCAGCACTACAGTGTTCAGCTCAATTTTAaaaaccaaactaattttgtaAGGTTAGATGTGTATGATGTTAACTATGTATTGTATGTGAGTGACAGCAGTGTGAGGTTTGAGAAGTCTTTAATGGTCCTGGCGAATCAGGAGCGTTGGCCATGGAAGAACAGGTGCTTCACATGGGAGTCCAGCACTGGGATGGCCCAGCTGTGGTCTGATGGGAAAATGAGCGTCCGCAAAGGCATCGCCAGAGGACAG GTGTTTTCTAGCCTGGATGAATTACCGTTTTATGATTTTCGGGACAGGGTTCTAAATTCCAATGATCTCAATTGGTTTCTCTCTTACAATTACAACTTCCCATCTGGCAACATTCTGGACTGGAAACGGATTGAGTACAGTACCAGCGGATACACTGTCCTGGAGCCCATCTTTGGTGGACCATATTCTGTGAAAGCCACCAGAAAAATGGAGCAAAATGGTCAGGAGCTGTGA
- the LOC103040686 gene encoding uncharacterized protein LOC103040686 isoform X3, translating into MARSWFSVCFLALLSSGVVPEGEETPSWISGNLQGMMFSVMNGGNVRFHSDNPSNFTGLTVCLRVLTEQTFSIHVSGALAVEEQVLNMGVQHWDGPAVVRWEDERPQRHRQRTGVF; encoded by the exons ATGGCCCGGAGCTGGTTCTCTGTCTGCTTTCTGGCTCTGCTGAGCAGTGGGGTGGTTCCAGAAGGAGAAGAAACACCCTCATGGATAAGCGGAA ATCTGCAGGGAATGATGTTCAGTGTGATGAATGGTGGAAATGTCCGCTTCCACTCAGACAATCCCTCTAACTTCACCGGACTCACCGTCTGCCTGAGAGTGCTGACTGAACAGACCTTCAGTATTCA TGTATCAGGAGCATTGGCCGTGGAAGAACAGGTGCTTAACATGGGAGTCCAGCACTGGGATGGCCCAGCTGTGGTCCGATGGGAAGATGAGCGTCCGCAAAGGCATCGCCAGAGGACAG GTGTTTTCTAG
- the LOC103040686 gene encoding serum amyloid P-component isoform X1, with product MARSWFSVCFLALLSSGVVPEGEETPSWISGNLQGMMFSVMNGGNVRFHSDNPSNFTGLTVCLRVLTEQTFSIQLNFINQTHFVRLDDNILYVNGRSVSFYRFFMVPVYQEHWPWKNRCLTWESSTGMAQLWSDGKMSVRKGIARGQVFSDLDELLFDQFVGQVSDIYVWDRALGPQDLYNFLYYHYYLPSGNILDWHQIQYNTSGYAVLEPTFVKPYSVKSTRQKKQKKGQGLRRRVHKERIKKKINLQ from the exons ATGGCCCGGAGCTGGTTCTCTGTCTGCTTTCTGGCTCTGCTGAGCAGTGGGGTGGTTCCAGAAGGAGAAGAAACACCCTCATGGATAAGCGGAA ATCTGCAGGGAATGATGTTCAGTGTGATGAATGGTGGAAATGTCCGCTTCCACTCAGACAATCCCTCTAACTTCACCGGACTCACCGTCTGCCTGAGAGTGCTGACTGAACAGACCTTCAGTATTCAGTTAAATTTTATAAACCAAACTCATTTTGTGAGATTAGATGATAACATCTTATATGTGAATGGCCGCAGTGTGAGCTTTTACCGGTTCTTTATGGTGCCAGTGTATCAGGAGCATTGGCCGTGGAAGAACAGGTGCTTAACATGGGAGTCCAGCACTGGGATGGCCCAGCTGTGGTCCGATGGGAAGATGAGCGTCCGCAAAGGCATCGCCAGAGGACAG GTGTTTTCTGACCTGGATGAATTATTATTTGATCAGTTTGTGGGACAAGTGTCTGACATCTACGTTTGGGACAGGGCTCTAGGTCCTCAAGATCTCTATAATTTTCTCTATTACCATTACTACTTACCGTCTGGGAACATTCTGGACTGGCATCAGATTCAGTACAACACCTCCGGCTACGCTGTCCTCGAGCCCACCTTTGTTAAGCCATATTCTGTGAAATCCACCAGGCAGAAGAAGCAAAAAAAAGGTCAAGGGCTGAGAAGAAGAGTCCACAAAGAAAGAATAAAGAAGAAGATAAATCTACAGTAG